The following DNA comes from Anaerostipes rhamnosivorans.
GACAGAGATCACTTCCTGTACCATTGTGTGCGATTCTGGAATTGTCAGCGATGGACTGTCTACAGCATGTTTTGTGCTGGGACCTGAAAAAAGCCAGCCTCTGTTGAAAAAGTATGGCGCCAAAGCTATTTTTGTGGATAAGAAGAAAAATGTCTATGTGAGCAGCGGACTGGATTTCCAGCTTACTGACAATGAATACACCTTATCGCAATCATCCTGAAAGAAGTAAATAATTTAGTAAAGAAAAAACTGCCGGATTGGTAATTGTGATTACCTCCGGCAGTTTTTTCTTGGTTTCCCGCAGGTCTTTCTTTTGACCAGTGTACAGGGCAGAGTCAGACGCACCGGGGTTTTGTACTCGCTTGGAACTTCATTGTAAAGCTTGGCAACAAAATTGGCTGCGTACTCTCCCATATACTCAGACGGTGCATGCACCGTGGTGAGAGGCGGGTTTGAAAATTCAGCAACACTGATATCATCAAACCCTATGATGGAAATATCGTCCGGTATTTTATAGCCGTGTTCATAGAGGGAGCGCATGGCTCCGATGGCGATGGGATCGCTGGCGGCAAAGACTGCAGTGGGAAGCGTTCCGTTCTCTATAAGCCGGTTCATCATCTGGTAGCCGGATTCCGCACTAAACTCTTCTTCCATTAAATACGGCTCGTAGCGAATGCCAAGATTCCGGCAGTAATTCATAAAAGTTTCCTTCCGCTGTTCAAAATAAACCGTGTCTTCGTCAATGTACTCTTTTCCGCCCAGGTAACCGATCTCCCGGTGCCCCAATTCTGTAAGATAATCAATCACATCGATCACAGACTGATGAAAATCCAGCACAATATTGTTAAAAGAAATCCTGGAAGTACGCATATCAATAAAGATGATATTGTCAGTAATCTGTTCAAAAGCTTTGATATCCCTGGGGGCAAACTTTCCGATACAAATCAGCCCGTCTACACCACTCAAGGTTTTTGTATAGTCCGGATCACTTTGGAATGCCCGGATCACTTCGATGTTCTGGTCGGCACAATACTTCTCAATCCCTACACGGATGTTCTGGTAGTAAGGGTCTTCAAGTTCCTGGAACAGGGAGTACCACTGGAAAACTCCGATGGTGGTTCTCTTTGATGCCCCTTTTCCCTTCTTATGATACTTAAGATCATCTGCAATTTTTAAAACTCTGTTTCGGGTCTCGTCCGTGACACTTAATGTGTCATCCTGATTTAAAATCCGGGAAACGGTGGCGGAAGAAACCCCAGCTTTGGCAGCAATATCTTTAATAGTGGCCATACAAACTCTCCTTTAGTAACGAAAAACATTCTATATATTAACCTATAGTATACCTTATTGCATGGAGTCCGTCCAGCCGGTGGTTATAAATTTATTATCGATGTTTACTAAAAGATAGTTATTAAATTTGGTAAATATTTTAGTAAACTAATATTGAATTATTTACTAAACGGTGTTACCATAAAGCCATACCCAAAGGGAAAACCGTATCTCACTCCCTTCGGGGGGTACCACATGATTGGAGTGAGGCATTCTAAGAGCCGAACGGAAATCATGTGGTAAATGTCATAGGAACGATATTAAGATATGAAAACAGGAGGCTTTATGTATGGAAACAAGAAAAAGCAGTGAAAAGGTACCGGGCAGGGTGAAATATACGTTTGCCTTCGGAGCACTTGGCAAGGATTTAATCTACGGAATGATCGCAACATTCTCAATGATTTATTTCACAGATATTTTAAAGGTATCACCGGCCTTCATCGGTATTGTATTTTTTGTAGCAAAATTGTGGGACGCATTCAACGACTTATTCATGGGCATGCTGGTGGACAACACTAGGACAAGGTGGGGGAAATTTGTTCCCTGGCTGGTCGTCGGAACTCTGATCAACTCTGTCGTGTTCGTTGTATTATTTACGGATTTTCATTTGTCAGGTAACGCACTCTGTGTATTTGTGGCTGTGATCTATGTGGCGTGGGGCATGACCTATACGATCATGGATATTCCGTATTGGTCCATCATCCCAAATCTGACCTCGGATCCAAGAGAGCGGGAAGTGGTATCCGTACTTCCGCGTATCTTTGCCAGCCTTGGCCAGTCACTGATCATTGCAGGATTCGGAGTGCAGATCATCGGGGCGCTGGGAGGAGGTTACATCGGATATCACAGGTTTGCGATGTTTATCGCCGGAATGTTTATTTTTACCATTGGTGTTGCCGTGTTTAACCTGAAAGTAAAGGACGGCGGAAATGTGCCGTCCGAAAAAATATCTTTTCGGGGCGTATTTTCCATCATCAAGCAGAATGACCAGCTGCAGTCAGCAGTAGGTCTGATCCTGCTGTATAACGTAGGCATCCAGTTTATTATGGGGGTGGCAGTTTACTATTTTACATATGTGTGTGGAAATGCAGGAATGCTGTCCGCGTTTATGATCAGCGCCTCTATCGCAGAAGTGGTGGGACTTATCATCTTTCCGAAAGTGGCTGCCAGGCTTTCCAGAAAGGTATCCTTTCTACTGGCCTGTATTCTTCCGTTTGTGGGATTGGCGCTGCTCTTGGCTGTAGGATTTGTGTGCCCACAGAATATCGTGCTGACTGCCATTGCAGGAATTATTGTAAAGACGGGAACAGGACTGGAGCTTGGATGTGCCACCGTGTTCTTATCCGATGTGGTTGATTACGGGGAGTATAAGCTGGGAACAAGAAATGAGTCAGTTGTCTTCTCTTTGCAGACATTGATCGTAAAGTTTACGGCAGCGCTGACCTCTCTTTTTATCGGATTTGCACTCCAGCAGACCGGTTATATCCCAAACAGCCCGGATCAGAGCCTTCTGACGATGAATTCTATCCGTGTTCTGATGTGTGCAGTGCCTGCGGTTTCCATGCTGGTGGCCTATGTAGTTTATAAAAAAGCATATAAGCTCAACGACAGCTTTATGAAACATGTGATTGAGACAATACAGGAAAGGAGATTTAAGGCAGAAGCATGATGCCCTGCCAGAGTGATATAGATGAAAGAGACAAGTGTATTGATAGAGGAATTTGAAAAAGGGATTTACAGGGATCTGCTGAGAGACATCTACGTGGATGAGGAACTGCTGGACAGTCAGACAAAAAGGTACATAAAAGCGCTAAAGGAATATGAAGACAGGTTCGGGACGGAGAATGTGGAGATTTATTCAGCGCCCGGCCGGAGTGAAGTAGGAGGGAATCATACAGACCATCAGTATGGGAAGGTACTGGCTACTTCCATTAACCTGGATGCCATCGCAGTGGCCTCTAAGACAGAAGACGGAAGGATCACGGTTGTTTCCGACGGATATGACCTGATGGAAGTGGATTTGGATGACCTGCTTGCCAGAGAGGAAGAAAAAGAGACGTCCATGGCACTGATTCGTGGTGTTGCCGACAGACTGAGGCAGAAAGGCTATAGGATCGGGGGTTTCCGGGCCTATATCACAAGCGATGTTCTGATCGGTGCAGGGCTGTCTTCCTCCGCAGCTTATGAGACCTTGATCGGCACGATTCTTTCAGGGCTGTACAACCAGATGGACATAGATCCGGTGTTCTTAGCCCAGGCAGGACAATATGCAGAAAATGAGTATTTTGGAAAACCGTGCGGGCTGATGGACCAGATGGCGTCCTCTGTGGGCGGGATGATTTATATCGATTTTGAAAATCCAGAGAAACCGGAAGTAAAACAGGTAAAAGTGGACTTTGAATCCTTCGGCCACAGTCTTTGCATTGTGGACACAAAAGGCTCCCATGTGGATCTGACAGAGGATTACGCCATGATACCGTCTGAGATGAAACAGGTGGCCCGCTATTTTGAGGAAGATGTGTTAAGAAAAGTAGACAAGACAGATTTTTATCTGAACATCCCCGCCATCCGTGAAATCCTCGGAGACCGTGCGGTACTGCGTGCTATGCACCTTTTTGAGGAAAACAAAAGGGTCGGACAGGAAGTCGAGGCCCTGGAGAAGAGACGGTTTGACCTGTTTAAAAAACTGGTGAAGGATTCAGGAGATTCCTCATTTAAGTATCTCCAAAATGTGTATTCCAGCCACGAAGTCAATCATCAGAGTGTGTCCATCGGACTGGCCGTAAGCGATGTCATACTGGGAGACAAAGGGGTGAGCCGTGTCCACGGAGGCGGATTTGCGGGAACAATCCAGGCGTTTGTGCCAAATGAGATTGTCCCGCTCTATCAGAAAACTATGGACAGCGTATTCGGAGAAGGAGCATGCCATATCTTAAAAGTCCGAAAATACGGCGGAATGAAAGTTTTGTAAGGAGACAGGACAATGACAGAGATCAAGGTAACCGAACAAAGAACAGATGGTATTGATATCATTGAGATGAAGGGAAAGGATTTGACAGTGAGCGTCACCAATTTAGGATGCCATATTCTGTCGGTCCTGATGAAAGATAAAGACGGAAATGTGGATGATGTGGTGCTGGGACTTGAGAATATAGACGATTACAAAAAAGATGAGAAGTATATCGGAGGAATCCTGGGACGGGTGGGAAACCGGATCAAGGACGGAAAGTTCATCCTAAACGGACAGGAATATCATCTGGCAGTCAACAACGGACCCAACCATCTCCATGGAGGAAGAGAAGGATTTGACAAAAAAATCTGGGACTATGAAATAAAAGAAAACAGGGTGATCTTCAACTATCTGTCCAGAGATATGGAGGAGGGGTATCCAGGCAGCCTGAGGGTCCATGTTTCATATGAATTGGTTGGAAATACGCTGACTATGGTACTCTATGGAACCACAGATAAGGATACCATTGTCAACCTGGCCAACCATACCTATTTTAACCTGTCTGGCGGAAAAGAAAAAATATATGATCACATGCTGAAAATAAAAGCGTCCAAGATTGCCTGTATTGATAAAGACGGCTGTACGACCGGAGAGAGGATGAATGTAGACGGTACTCCATTTGATTTCAGAAAGTTTCATAAAATTGGGGGACGTATCAAGGAAGACCATCAACAGCTGAAGTTTGCAGGGGGATATGATCATCCGTATCTGTTCAGCAGCCAGAGGGATCAGATTACGCTGTTTCATGAAGGCACGGGACGGAAAGTGACAGTTTCTACAAATCTCCCTGCCGTACAACTCTATACATCCAATTTTCTGGAAGGGGGATTTCCCGGAAAGAAAGGAAAAGCCAATGAAAACAGGGACGGGGTTTGTCTGGAAACAGAATTTCTTCCAAATTCCATTAATCTGGAGGAGCATCCGGATATGATCCTTAGAAAAGAAGATAGATATGCAGTGTTTACCGCTTATAAGTTTGAGGTGCATGAAGATGATAAATGATAATATTGCAAAACTGGTACAGTATG
Coding sequences within:
- a CDS encoding LacI family DNA-binding transcriptional regulator, which codes for MATIKDIAAKAGVSSATVSRILNQDDTLSVTDETRNRVLKIADDLKYHKKGKGASKRTTIGVFQWYSLFQELEDPYYQNIRVGIEKYCADQNIEVIRAFQSDPDYTKTLSGVDGLICIGKFAPRDIKAFEQITDNIIFIDMRTSRISFNNIVLDFHQSVIDVIDYLTELGHREIGYLGGKEYIDEDTVYFEQRKETFMNYCRNLGIRYEPYLMEEEFSAESGYQMMNRLIENGTLPTAVFAASDPIAIGAMRSLYEHGYKIPDDISIIGFDDISVAEFSNPPLTTVHAPSEYMGEYAANFVAKLYNEVPSEYKTPVRLTLPCTLVKRKTCGKPRKNCRR
- the melB gene encoding melibiose:sodium transporter MelB, which encodes METRKSSEKVPGRVKYTFAFGALGKDLIYGMIATFSMIYFTDILKVSPAFIGIVFFVAKLWDAFNDLFMGMLVDNTRTRWGKFVPWLVVGTLINSVVFVVLFTDFHLSGNALCVFVAVIYVAWGMTYTIMDIPYWSIIPNLTSDPREREVVSVLPRIFASLGQSLIIAGFGVQIIGALGGGYIGYHRFAMFIAGMFIFTIGVAVFNLKVKDGGNVPSEKISFRGVFSIIKQNDQLQSAVGLILLYNVGIQFIMGVAVYYFTYVCGNAGMLSAFMISASIAEVVGLIIFPKVAARLSRKVSFLLACILPFVGLALLLAVGFVCPQNIVLTAIAGIIVKTGTGLELGCATVFLSDVVDYGEYKLGTRNESVVFSLQTLIVKFTAALTSLFIGFALQQTGYIPNSPDQSLLTMNSIRVLMCAVPAVSMLVAYVVYKKAYKLNDSFMKHVIETIQERRFKAEA
- a CDS encoding aldose epimerase family protein produces the protein MTEIKVTEQRTDGIDIIEMKGKDLTVSVTNLGCHILSVLMKDKDGNVDDVVLGLENIDDYKKDEKYIGGILGRVGNRIKDGKFILNGQEYHLAVNNGPNHLHGGREGFDKKIWDYEIKENRVIFNYLSRDMEEGYPGSLRVHVSYELVGNTLTMVLYGTTDKDTIVNLANHTYFNLSGGKEKIYDHMLKIKASKIACIDKDGCTTGERMNVDGTPFDFRKFHKIGGRIKEDHQQLKFAGGYDHPYLFSSQRDQITLFHEGTGRKVTVSTNLPAVQLYTSNFLEGGFPGKKGKANENRDGVCLETEFLPNSINLEEHPDMILRKEDRYAVFTAYKFEVHEDDK
- a CDS encoding galactokinase: MKETSVLIEEFEKGIYRDLLRDIYVDEELLDSQTKRYIKALKEYEDRFGTENVEIYSAPGRSEVGGNHTDHQYGKVLATSINLDAIAVASKTEDGRITVVSDGYDLMEVDLDDLLAREEEKETSMALIRGVADRLRQKGYRIGGFRAYITSDVLIGAGLSSSAAYETLIGTILSGLYNQMDIDPVFLAQAGQYAENEYFGKPCGLMDQMASSVGGMIYIDFENPEKPEVKQVKVDFESFGHSLCIVDTKGSHVDLTEDYAMIPSEMKQVARYFEEDVLRKVDKTDFYLNIPAIREILGDRAVLRAMHLFEENKRVGQEVEALEKRRFDLFKKLVKDSGDSSFKYLQNVYSSHEVNHQSVSIGLAVSDVILGDKGVSRVHGGGFAGTIQAFVPNEIVPLYQKTMDSVFGEGACHILKVRKYGGMKVL